A window from Opitutia bacterium ISCC 52 encodes these proteins:
- a CDS encoding amidohydrolase family protein encodes MEFKNCMVLWGPDLEPFLCDRFKVSGDTIEAIDRREPYNRIKGDGLVIIPGLYNSHTHMGDSCLLDGTTGLTLEEGFFRPDGYKYKELAKLSPEEQLPRIATQLAFMVRTGTIGHLDFREEGVKGAEILKAASEQVGLDSVILSQFETSPFDAATLLENKAELSDAYKTELDAMLKVAHGFSESTMNDMTDPAWEYVKARTKELGKFRAIHCLENWGYRDLSFKMVFRGDLIRAIELYEPNIVVHMTVSEDDEQQMLVDAGITGVLNPRANANLGLPLPPIRSLLDKGANLLLGTDNAMLNNSNMLAELDFTYKVAKSQYGDAVRPDPRDILKLATVNMGKAFGGDRHGYLEEGLPADFVVLDFSKTRLRHTHHLLASIVTRLGAEDVLGTFLKGRALYKKPYTGI; translated from the coding sequence ATGGAATTTAAAAATTGCATGGTCCTCTGGGGGCCTGATCTGGAGCCTTTTCTTTGCGATCGTTTCAAAGTAAGCGGTGATACGATCGAGGCTATTGATCGACGTGAACCCTATAACCGTATCAAGGGGGACGGGCTGGTCATCATCCCGGGGCTTTACAATTCACACACCCATATGGGTGACTCCTGCTTACTCGATGGCACCACCGGTTTGACTCTAGAGGAAGGATTCTTCCGTCCCGATGGTTATAAGTACAAAGAGCTAGCGAAGCTCAGTCCGGAAGAGCAGTTGCCTCGTATCGCCACCCAACTCGCATTTATGGTACGCACCGGGACCATCGGCCACCTGGACTTTCGTGAGGAAGGGGTGAAGGGAGCGGAGATACTCAAAGCAGCTTCCGAGCAAGTGGGTCTCGATTCCGTCATCCTCTCGCAGTTCGAAACTTCGCCTTTTGATGCGGCAACGCTGTTGGAAAACAAGGCTGAATTGAGTGACGCTTACAAAACCGAGCTGGATGCAATGCTCAAAGTTGCTCATGGATTCAGCGAGAGCACTATGAATGACATGACCGATCCGGCCTGGGAGTATGTCAAAGCGCGCACGAAGGAGCTGGGTAAATTTCGCGCGATTCATTGTTTGGAAAATTGGGGCTACCGCGACTTGAGTTTTAAAATGGTATTTCGTGGGGACCTTATTCGGGCCATTGAACTGTACGAACCCAACATTGTGGTTCACATGACGGTTTCCGAAGACGATGAGCAGCAAATGTTAGTCGATGCAGGTATCACTGGTGTCTTAAATCCGCGGGCCAATGCCAACCTTGGCTTGCCGTTACCACCTATTAGAAGCCTCCTCGATAAAGGTGCCAACTTGCTTCTCGGCACCGACAACGCGATGCTCAATAATTCAAACATGCTAGCCGAATTGGATTTTACCTACAAGGTAGCCAAAAGCCAATACGGAGATGCGGTTAGACCCGATCCGCGGGATATCTTGAAGCTGGCGACGGTCAATATGGGAAAAGCTTTTGGGGGTGACCGCCATGGCTATCTCGAAGAAGGCCTGCCCGCTGATTTTGTTGTGCTCGATTTTTCGAAAACGCGTTTGCGCCATACCCACCATTTGCTGGCCAGCATCGTCACTCGACTGGGTGCAGAGGATGTATTGGGCACTTTTCTCAAAGGCCGTGCTCTATACAAAAAACCTTACACGGGTATTTGA
- a CDS encoding DUF2165 domain-containing protein — MVLRYCKIALAFASFLFLFLVVFNNLTDYGSNYAFVENVLGMKDTFEGNKGQWRAINSPVIYHLLYASIILWESAAMVLLAMGTWKLWCSRVAGAKDFNLAKNLVFAGLTLSMLQWYIAFLSVGAEWFLMWQSKTFNGQGAAHRMFVIMGISLIFIAMKDDKLGDS, encoded by the coding sequence ATGGTTCTTCGATATTGCAAAATCGCCTTGGCCTTTGCGTCGTTTCTTTTCCTTTTTCTGGTCGTATTCAATAACCTGACCGATTACGGTTCGAATTACGCCTTTGTAGAGAACGTCCTCGGGATGAAGGACACGTTCGAAGGGAATAAGGGGCAGTGGCGAGCGATCAACTCGCCAGTTATCTATCACCTTCTTTATGCGTCCATCATTCTTTGGGAATCGGCAGCGATGGTGCTTTTGGCTATGGGCACTTGGAAGTTGTGGTGCAGCCGTGTCGCCGGAGCCAAAGATTTTAACCTGGCCAAGAATCTGGTATTTGCCGGACTCACCTTGAGTATGCTGCAGTGGTACATTGCCTTTTTGTCTGTGGGCGCCGAATGGTTTCTAATGTGGCAATCAAAAACCTTCAACGGCCAGGGTGCGGCCCATAGGATGTTTGTCATCATGGGAATATCGCTCATTTTTATTGCTATGAAGGACGACAAGTTGGGCGATAGCTAG
- a CDS encoding cytosine deaminase, giving the protein MTDSIKSISARVPRRLLDSGYTGEADWEGLTDCVVRIENGLVRSVEAGQGQADLELNHTILLPGFLDAHTHLDKAHSWERAPNKSGTFNEALHNIEADKVNWTADDVYRRASYALRCAYAYGTVALRSHVDTGLPWARRSYEALSRLREEWAGRLELQLVSLASIPEYSESSGDTLADLPVEFGAIALGGMPLMNPDLDAQLDRLMALAVERSVGLDLHVDENNGEDTYVLEAVARAVLRNEFPNTVVCGHCCSLSVKPLKEQLEILELVKESGIKVVSLPMCNLYLQDRRVEEDDIQTPYWRGITLAHEFMNRGVPFACASDNVRDSFYAYGDLDMLEVYRESLRIGHLDRRLQESIEVVTRAPADLMGLSESGYGQIVPGAPAAFSIFHTSTMSQLLSRPLVRRQLFRDSKLEEMNIPDYSEVI; this is encoded by the coding sequence ATGACTGACTCGATAAAGAGCATTTCTGCACGAGTTCCTCGGCGACTGTTGGACAGTGGTTATACTGGGGAAGCAGACTGGGAAGGTTTGACGGATTGTGTCGTGCGAATTGAAAACGGACTGGTGCGTTCCGTGGAAGCAGGCCAGGGGCAAGCTGACTTGGAATTGAATCATACGATTCTGCTACCTGGCTTTCTCGATGCGCATACCCACTTGGATAAAGCACACAGCTGGGAAAGAGCGCCCAATAAATCGGGCACCTTCAATGAAGCATTGCACAACATTGAGGCAGATAAAGTGAATTGGACAGCTGATGATGTTTACCGTCGGGCTTCCTATGCGCTTCGATGTGCTTATGCTTATGGCACGGTTGCGCTCCGCAGTCATGTAGATACAGGGCTGCCATGGGCGCGGCGAAGCTACGAGGCATTGAGTCGATTACGCGAGGAATGGGCGGGACGTCTGGAGCTTCAACTGGTGAGTCTGGCTTCGATACCGGAGTATAGTGAATCTTCTGGAGACACCCTGGCTGATCTGCCTGTGGAGTTTGGCGCCATTGCGCTTGGAGGCATGCCGCTCATGAATCCTGACCTTGACGCTCAACTGGACCGATTGATGGCACTAGCGGTTGAAAGGTCAGTAGGACTGGATTTACACGTTGATGAAAACAACGGGGAAGATACCTATGTGTTGGAAGCGGTTGCTCGTGCGGTTTTGCGTAATGAATTTCCAAATACGGTGGTTTGTGGGCACTGCTGCAGTCTCTCGGTCAAGCCTTTGAAAGAACAACTGGAGATTCTGGAACTAGTGAAGGAGTCGGGCATTAAAGTGGTTTCACTGCCCATGTGTAATCTTTATCTGCAGGATCGCAGGGTAGAGGAGGATGACATTCAAACTCCCTACTGGCGCGGTATCACTTTAGCGCATGAGTTTATGAATCGGGGTGTGCCATTCGCCTGCGCGAGCGACAACGTCAGGGATTCATTTTATGCCTATGGAGACTTGGACATGTTAGAGGTCTACCGCGAATCCCTGCGGATCGGTCATTTGGATCGACGTTTGCAGGAATCGATTGAGGTGGTTACCCGTGCTCCAGCTGATCTGATGGGATTATCTGAGTCTGGTTATGGCCAGATCGTCCCTGGTGCTCCAGCAGCCTTTTCGATTTTCCATACCTCGACCATGAGTCAATTACTGAGTAGGCCGCTGGTTAGACGGCAACTGTTTCGGGATTCGAAACTGGAGGAAATGAACATACCCGACTATTCCGAAGTCATTTAA
- a CDS encoding FAD-binding oxidoreductase: MVIEISDEIIEAFKDICGVDYIETEPEKVDKLSKDFYWYSPILKPLLEDKKAGVAVIPQDLEELKATVAICCRNRLPITIRGGGTGNYGQCVPLHGGVVIDLSALDRIISLDDGVVRAEPGARLVTIETKAREVGYELRCMPSTFVKSTLGGFFCGGSGGVGSITWGGIVQGDNVKSVTILSAEEEPQLVKLEGPDAIKALHTYGTNGIMVEIEMRLAPKVDYQQLIFCHKDWNTIFDWTDDFARQDHFKRRLITGFENPIPQYFKGLVKHFEEEEHVTFILISTDQSDEAKALAEAAGLRLAYDRPLADPPRPPYITDYTWNHTTLWALRADPTITYLQAGFGTDYKAKMEMLWEKFPGEILMHIEWTAGNSKMNQEIHRPLTGENVLVGGIPLVLYKSDERLQEIMDYCEEIGVFIANPHTYVLEEGGMHPDIEEKRAFKDKMDPLTLLNPGKMKTYPKNPFAQTA, from the coding sequence ATGGTAATAGAAATTTCCGATGAAATCATTGAAGCATTTAAAGACATTTGCGGAGTCGATTACATAGAAACTGAGCCCGAAAAAGTTGATAAGCTTTCGAAGGATTTCTATTGGTATTCTCCGATCCTTAAACCTCTCCTGGAGGACAAGAAGGCTGGAGTGGCCGTTATACCGCAGGATTTGGAAGAGCTGAAGGCCACGGTGGCTATATGCTGCCGTAATCGACTCCCAATAACTATCCGAGGAGGAGGAACTGGAAACTACGGTCAGTGCGTACCGCTCCACGGTGGCGTGGTCATCGATCTGTCCGCCCTGGATCGAATCATTTCTTTGGACGATGGTGTGGTCCGTGCGGAACCCGGTGCCCGGCTGGTGACAATTGAAACCAAGGCTAGAGAAGTAGGTTATGAGTTGCGCTGCATGCCATCCACGTTCGTCAAAAGCACCCTGGGAGGTTTCTTTTGCGGAGGATCAGGTGGAGTCGGTTCCATTACCTGGGGAGGCATTGTCCAGGGAGACAATGTAAAATCCGTGACCATTCTTAGCGCAGAAGAAGAGCCCCAGCTAGTGAAGCTAGAGGGTCCGGATGCGATCAAAGCCCTCCACACTTATGGCACCAATGGAATCATGGTGGAGATAGAAATGCGACTCGCGCCCAAGGTCGATTACCAGCAACTGATATTTTGCCACAAGGACTGGAATACCATTTTCGACTGGACGGACGACTTTGCTCGTCAGGATCATTTCAAACGTCGACTGATCACCGGCTTTGAAAACCCTATTCCTCAATACTTCAAAGGCTTGGTTAAGCATTTTGAAGAGGAAGAGCATGTCACCTTCATCCTGATCTCAACGGACCAAAGCGATGAGGCGAAAGCGCTCGCTGAGGCTGCCGGATTGCGTTTGGCCTACGACCGTCCACTCGCCGATCCACCGCGACCACCATATATTACCGATTATACATGGAACCATACCACCTTGTGGGCGCTGCGAGCAGACCCCACCATCACTTACCTCCAGGCAGGCTTTGGCACTGACTACAAAGCAAAGATGGAAATGCTCTGGGAAAAGTTTCCCGGCGAGATCCTCATGCACATTGAATGGACCGCCGGTAATTCCAAAATGAACCAGGAAATCCACCGACCCCTTACCGGTGAAAATGTCCTCGTCGGAGGGATACCACTGGTACTTTACAAGAGCGACGAGCGTCTCCAGGAGATCATGGATTACTGCGAAGAAATAGGGGTTTTTATTGCCAACCCACATACCTACGTTTTGGAAGAAGGCGGGATGCATCCGGACATCGAAGAAAAGCGGGCATTCAAGGACAAGATGGATCCCTTAACTCTGCTGAATCCGGGAAAGATGAAAACCTACCCGAAAAACCCTTTCGCTCAAACAGCCTAA
- a CDS encoding ABC transporter ATP-binding protein, giving the protein MSEPQPPIVVFDKLCQRYGNGPLVLEDLDLQVEKGEFISLVGPSGCGKSTILKTISGLTPHASGTISIDGMQPKEAREETFFIFQDANLLPWLRVQNNVELPLRISGDSKERRARKANKMIELVGLKDATRQFPWQLSGGMRMRVSIARALTVSPSILLLDEPFGALDEMTRDRLNEDLLQIRDEDPFTAFFVTHSVAEAVFLSTRIVVLSANPGRIAEIIEVPFDFPRTAELREQPEYLQLLAKATHALRSVEEEA; this is encoded by the coding sequence ATGTCGGAACCACAGCCACCGATTGTCGTATTTGATAAACTCTGCCAACGCTACGGCAACGGCCCGCTGGTACTCGAGGATCTCGACCTTCAGGTTGAGAAAGGAGAATTCATCAGCCTGGTTGGCCCCAGTGGCTGCGGCAAATCTACCATCCTAAAGACCATCAGTGGACTCACCCCGCATGCCTCAGGTACTATAAGCATCGATGGGATGCAGCCCAAGGAAGCACGGGAAGAAACCTTTTTCATTTTCCAGGATGCAAATTTGCTGCCCTGGCTCCGCGTGCAGAACAATGTGGAATTGCCGCTTCGAATCAGTGGCGACTCAAAGGAGCGCCGTGCAAGGAAAGCCAATAAAATGATAGAGTTGGTCGGTTTAAAAGACGCGACTCGCCAATTTCCCTGGCAACTATCGGGTGGCATGCGAATGCGCGTCTCCATCGCCAGAGCCCTGACCGTCTCACCCAGTATCCTGCTTTTAGATGAGCCCTTCGGCGCACTCGATGAAATGACTCGAGATCGCTTGAACGAAGATTTGTTGCAGATCCGGGATGAAGATCCATTCACAGCGTTCTTCGTGACGCACTCAGTGGCAGAAGCGGTTTTTCTATCCACTCGCATCGTCGTCTTGTCAGCCAACCCGGGTCGCATTGCTGAAATCATCGAAGTACCCTTTGATTTTCCTCGAACAGCGGAGCTGCGTGAGCAACCCGAATACCTGCAACTACTCGCTAAAGCGACCCACGCACTACGATCTGTGGAGGAAGAAGCATGA
- a CDS encoding ABC transporter permease subunit has translation MNFKKYSPFLMPILSTIVIITLWYTIGSLIVDSNMKTEGYTKEDAEAIRRIQMPYPTEIWQAMVDERADLITAAKNTFVSAAIGFVAAITIGYIIAMIFAASSLVKHATYPWVLVLQMTPVVILAPIIAIWLKEGRSAITLVTFLIGFFPIVANSTQGLISTDRNLLDLFTVCNASKVQEIFLLRVPFSMPYFLTGMKIAGTLAPIGAITGDIFVGTSASGGAGLGFMTIVYNSNVKIPALFATATIACTMGFVFVGSVNLIHWLALRNWHDSMIHKQK, from the coding sequence ATGAATTTTAAGAAATACAGCCCTTTTCTGATGCCGATCCTTTCAACGATCGTCATCATCACACTGTGGTACACCATTGGATCACTGATTGTAGATAGCAATATGAAGACGGAGGGCTACACCAAGGAGGATGCTGAAGCCATCCGTCGCATTCAAATGCCCTATCCCACCGAAATATGGCAGGCCATGGTGGATGAGAGAGCCGACCTGATCACGGCAGCCAAGAACACTTTCGTATCGGCTGCGATCGGCTTCGTAGCCGCCATCACAATCGGGTATATTATCGCTATGATTTTTGCAGCGTCATCGCTGGTCAAACATGCCACTTACCCCTGGGTTCTGGTTCTGCAAATGACCCCGGTCGTTATCCTGGCACCCATCATTGCGATCTGGTTAAAGGAAGGGAGAAGCGCGATTACACTGGTTACGTTCCTGATTGGGTTCTTCCCAATTGTGGCCAACTCCACCCAAGGTCTCATTTCGACCGACAGAAATTTACTCGATCTGTTCACGGTGTGCAATGCCAGCAAGGTTCAGGAGATATTTCTACTTCGGGTCCCCTTTTCCATGCCTTACTTTCTAACCGGAATGAAGATTGCCGGCACTTTGGCGCCCATCGGAGCTATCACGGGAGACATTTTTGTAGGCACCTCGGCGAGTGGTGGGGCCGGTCTCGGATTCATGACCATCGTCTACAATTCCAATGTGAAGATTCCTGCCCTTTTCGCTACGGCAACCATCGCCTGTACCATGGGTTTCGTATTTGTTGGCTCGGTTAATCTCATTCATTGGCTTGCCTTGAGAAACTGGCACGATTCCATGATCCACAAACAAAAATGA
- a CDS encoding ABC transporter substrate-binding protein has translation MIASLRTCFLSITLTILSILLVACGGGNSSQESENGLTKIVLQTDWYAQPEHGGFYQALAQGYYEEVGLDVEIIPGGPNALPVQKVAQGVADFAIGRSDEVIIATSRQVPVAIAGALMQHDPQAVLFHKESGITKFEDLDGKTIMANPGSAFIRIMEQTYDIDVNIMPLDYGMNRFLADKNFIQQCFITNEPYYVEKEGADAGTLLLSDSGFSPYRVWFTSRGFARAKPDIIKAFTEASIRGWNDYLTGDRTDANAMISANNPQQTPELMDYVANSMIENKLVSGRPENGEKTGLVTTERIQKQIEQLTEIEMLESEVKVEDVLIEGTIDLSQATPSYIKPQHWPNLVLHTSNGIQQSQQVIKPAQMAEIAVEARRKFFETADEHYDMQIVYLADFIETFVSDPELTFWITNYGDKYQSNFTPDILNTVKPYFILTIDGQSIVDWLDSIDHPEWGPHVLNIESTEGLLDPPHKNPWGVSKIHAVTKELAFSGLGSSELGESAEKGQLIFANSCASCHQTGNGLLGGSVSSRTMPMLAAFAINAEDYFRKMLISPKETNPLAEKMPSYAHYQEEHIVSLIDFLKTLAIN, from the coding sequence ATGATCGCTTCGCTTCGCACCTGCTTCCTTTCTATCACCCTGACCATTCTGAGTATCCTGCTCGTCGCCTGTGGCGGAGGTAATTCATCTCAAGAGTCAGAGAACGGTCTGACAAAGATTGTTCTGCAAACTGACTGGTACGCTCAACCGGAGCACGGTGGATTCTACCAGGCCTTGGCCCAAGGATACTATGAAGAGGTGGGATTGGATGTGGAAATCATTCCTGGCGGCCCAAACGCATTGCCAGTCCAAAAAGTAGCACAAGGAGTAGCAGACTTTGCCATCGGGAGAAGCGACGAAGTTATCATCGCTACCTCTAGACAAGTTCCTGTCGCAATCGCGGGCGCCCTTATGCAGCACGATCCGCAAGCTGTCCTCTTCCACAAAGAATCGGGCATCACAAAATTTGAGGATTTAGATGGTAAAACCATCATGGCAAATCCCGGCTCCGCTTTCATTCGCATCATGGAGCAAACCTATGATATCGACGTAAACATCATGCCACTAGACTATGGCATGAACCGATTTCTTGCAGATAAAAATTTCATACAGCAGTGCTTTATAACCAACGAGCCTTACTACGTCGAAAAGGAAGGCGCTGACGCAGGCACCCTACTCCTCTCCGATTCCGGATTTTCTCCCTATCGTGTTTGGTTCACCTCACGCGGATTCGCCCGCGCCAAGCCTGATATTATTAAAGCATTTACCGAAGCCTCCATTCGGGGCTGGAATGACTACCTGACGGGTGATCGTACCGACGCAAATGCCATGATTTCCGCCAACAATCCTCAACAAACTCCGGAGTTAATGGATTACGTGGCCAACTCCATGATCGAAAACAAACTGGTTTCCGGTCGTCCGGAAAACGGCGAAAAGACAGGCCTAGTAACCACCGAGCGAATACAGAAGCAGATCGAACAATTAACAGAGATCGAAATGCTGGAGTCTGAAGTTAAAGTGGAAGACGTTCTTATCGAAGGCACCATCGATCTCAGCCAGGCAACACCGAGCTATATAAAACCTCAGCATTGGCCCAACCTCGTCCTGCATACCAGCAACGGCATCCAACAGAGCCAACAAGTCATCAAGCCTGCACAGATGGCAGAGATAGCCGTTGAAGCTCGCCGTAAGTTCTTCGAAACTGCCGATGAGCATTACGATATGCAAATCGTGTATCTCGCAGACTTTATAGAAACATTCGTTTCCGACCCCGAGCTCACATTCTGGATCACCAATTACGGGGATAAATACCAATCCAATTTTACGCCTGATATACTCAACACCGTTAAACCGTATTTCATTCTGACCATCGATGGTCAATCAATCGTAGATTGGCTTGATTCCATTGATCACCCTGAGTGGGGGCCGCATGTTCTCAATATTGAGTCGACCGAAGGACTGCTCGATCCGCCTCACAAAAATCCCTGGGGAGTCTCCAAAATACATGCCGTGACAAAAGAGCTGGCCTTCTCAGGTCTGGGGAGCAGTGAACTAGGCGAATCAGCTGAAAAGGGCCAATTGATTTTTGCGAACAGCTGTGCCAGTTGCCACCAAACGGGAAACGGACTGCTTGGAGGTTCAGTTTCATCCAGAACCATGCCTATGTTGGCAGCCTTTGCCATAAACGCGGAAGATTATTTCAGAAAGATGCTTATTTCGCCGAAAGAGACGAATCCTCTGGCCGAAAAGATGCCAAGCTACGCACATTACCAGGAGGAGCATATTGTTAGTCTGATCGATTTCCTGAAGACTTTGGCAATCAACTAG